ttttttttttgattttcctaACTCAAACatactatatagtatatataagtATCATTTGCATTTCACCCAACCACCTGAGTCGAACTAAGCCAATACTCCAAAGAGTAAATAATCAATAACCATAATGGAAATAACTAACaaaccattaaaaaaataatataaaaaggtaaaaaaaaaaaatgaattgtaCACAGCGCTGGAAACTAACCACACACATATGGTtggcataaatataaaaaaataaaacagcagcatatgtatataaaaaagggTCAATTGTGTaatcaaatacttttttttcccacatacaaataaattgcaattaaaatttttggtagAATTATTAAGAACATAAGCAACCAGatttgaaaaatagaaaaattaaacaaatcaaattgtAAATCAGCACAATATTCTGAAAAATTTGTTTGGCATatagaaattcaaataaaaactcaTGTAAGCACTTgttcataaacaaaaataaagtttatttttcgagattatttatttttatattttttttggcaatttacCGTAAATCCACAATTATATTTAAGCAAGTTTTGTAAcgttaattaaacttaaaatattgccaaaaaataatTGTTGCCAAAAAAAGATGTACAAGAAGCAGGCAATAGAAACCAAAAACTTTTCCCTTTTCCGAATAGGATTTAAACAAGAAAGACGTTAAGAAACTAAAAGCTAATGAAGATGCAgatgttgttgatgattttGTGGTAAAACTTCTTGACGAAAATTACGCGTTGATGTCGTTTTATAccttgaaagtttttttttttattttgagcaaaatcttttgttaaaatttcttagTCGTTATTGTAAACATAAATCTTGACAAAATTGCATTTTCTAAGGCAAAGGAAAGACTTAATGTCACTCATatgttaaaatgtattaaataagttgtttgtatgttttatatattagggaggtagttttcaaaatttttctctaaaaatggaatgaaaagttttaaaaatgaatatcTGCTCTACCAAAGGTCTAAATAGGATATATTGCTTTTAAACCGCCCTGCTTTTGAAAATTAGCCAAAATTGATCAAATCCATTTTTACAACATGGGAATCCCGTTAGAAGAATTATAATATAATGACCTTTGACCCTAGATTTGTATGGAATTCGTATCGTTTGTTTTCTGTAAagatttcaattaatattttctatagagttTGTTTTATTGAAACTGAAAACGAAAATGTAAAGACATCATTTAAAAAACTTGGGGTCAAAGTTCATTTAGGTTCACAGGTTAAATAAGGttaattaataacttttttacatctagtataatattttaaaacaccTAACCGAAAACTTGTCATAatacataaacaatttaaaaaaatttacctaatttgtttaaaaaaactttaaatccttaaaaaaatctcaaattttgaaatatccttttaaaaaaagaaacctcCTTAATTTACAGAATTATTTTAGCAAAGgtgtttttgtatatgtaagtaATAACACAGTGTTCATTCATCAACTAATTGGAAATTAGCACGAAGCtaaaaacttttagtttaaaaccaaaaactgTCAATATTGTTTAGATTTTGCGAATGCAAGGCTAAAAGataaagttaataataaacttttagataaaagccaaaaaaaacttcaaatattaaaatcaacctaaaacatttataatttttcaagttattAAAGATTAAACGAGAGAAAGATAGAGAGCGAATagaaaaagagaactttttaaaTTGAAACTTAGCCCTCAacttaagttaatttaaattgtaaaagatGAAAATCTTGTGAAAACGATCTTTACTCACTCGGTGAATCCATTAGTAAATCATGGGCACCCATTGAACCTTCCGTGCCATTGGGTGACATAGGCGGTGGTGGTACTTGATCCTGCTGCATACGCTCCCTTTCACGTTCACGTTCTCTTTCGCGCTCTCTTTCACGTTGTTGATGCAGCACCGCGCTGGTAGTGGGACTTAGTTTCATGGAATGCATAGAATGATGAGGATTATGATGATGTAAGGAGGAAGGATTTGAAAGAGAACTAGTAGTTGGTCCCGCAGGAGAGGTGGGTGAGGCTGAGGAGGCTCGTGTAGCGGTGGCAGTTGGTGGACCATGGGATTTTGTTATACTCAATTCACCATTCGAAGAGGAGAGTCTGCAAATAAACGTAAATATTAATGAATTCGAAAATTAaaggtgtttttttctttctgttaaACCCACCTATTTATATTACTAAGTACATTAGCTGTTGTTGAAGTGGCTGTAGTGGCACCTGAGGAGGCCGACATTAAACCCACTCCATTGCCTAGAAAATCTCTGGGTGGCGGTGAGTCTAATATTTGGTGTGTATGTGAAGGTTGTTGGCTTAGGGAATGATGCGACAGGTGGGGAGAATGTGTACGATATATTTGGCTGGCCGAGCTAGAGCCCACTGGAGATGAAAAGCCTCTTTCGTTGCAATTGGATGTCATGGATGAATTCGAGTTGGCAGCATTTGCAGCTGCATTTGAAGCCTCTTTAGCCAGTGAAGCGGCCGCACTGCGTGCATTTAAGGTGGCAGGTGAAGCAGCTCTGATACGCTCACGATCTCTATCGCGATCTCGCTCTCGATGACTTTCGCGTTCACGTTCTCTTTCCTTATCGCGATCACGCTCTCTTTCCCTTTCACGTTCCTTTTCTCTTTCACTGCCTAGTTGACTCAAATTCATGCCACTACCCGAGGCACTGCCACAGCGTAAAGGACTCATTTTCATGGAATGTTGTTCACGTGACTCTCTTTCTCTTAAGGTCATACTGCTGGAAGCACAGGACGAAGGACGAGGCGACGATGAGGAGCCTGCCAAACGATGGTGGCCACCATATTGATGTCTACCCAAGGGTGGAGGTGAATTCGAAGATGTCTCCGCTGTTAAGTGAACATTAGGTTTGCACTCCAATTTAGGTGAAGCCAAACCTTCAGCATGTCTAAGAGCCTGAGTATGATGATGTAAAGCTGCCGCCGCCGCAGCAGCATGATGATGAGGATGTAAATGTGGTTGGGTCTCAGGTTTTATGTGCAACTGAGACTGCAGATGAAAagctgctgctgcagcagccGCGGCCGCAGCAGCTGCTTTTGTACTATTTGTGGGAGAAGAAGGCGGGGATCTTTCATTCGACGTTCTCAAGTGTAAATCATGATGATGGCTGGACATGGCTTGACCATGCTGTGAAGGGttgtgttgctgctgttgttgatgctgctgctgttgttgttgctggtgctgttgttgatgatgatgattgacTGCAGCTGCTGCAAATAACTCTGGATGCAAAGCAGCCAAGAGCTGTTGCACTCCGTTGGAGAATAGATTTGGTTTGAGTATATTCGTTGGTGCTTGGGCAAGCTGAGGCAAGGTGGGTGGTTGATGAAGTGCTGCCAAAGGCGAAGGTAAATGAGCCGACGAAGAGCTTAACATTTGAGGCTGTGTAGGCTGTTGTGGAGGAAAGCCAGTGAAGGCTCCAAAGTTCGTAAGAAATTGTTCGTTGGTATTGATTTGTGGACTAACTGGTATGGTGAGTATGGTTTGCACAGCTATGCCTAAGGGAGGGAGAGATAAACATAAACTTAAAAAGAGACAagatttttatatagtttttttataattacccTGAGCTGTGGGTATTAATAGTTGAGCGCCTTGCACTCCCTGCACCAATTGCCCGGAGGCTAATATTAACTGAGGCATTTGGTTACTGGCTGGTGGTGCTTGCAGCTGAGGAGGTGGTGAGGCGGTAGCTGCTGTACCCTGAGCTGCCGCCGCCGCTGCTGctgcattatttaaaacattggcTAGagtattttgtgtagaagaagCTGATTGTCCACCGGCTGAGTTGATGCCCGCGTTATTGCCATGTGGTGAAGAGGATCCTGTCGTATTTTGATTGTCACCACTATTACTATTACCCGCACTGCCGCTGGCGCATTGTGTCATGGCTTTATGCGAATTCAAAAGATCCGTGGCCATCTGTGGCAGACCACCATTGCTGGCTACACTTAAGTTTAAGGGTGAGTTAAGAGCAGCTGCTGCCGCACTGACTGTTATGCCGGCGGCCAAACCCTGTAAACTAGCTAAGGCTGCTGCCGTGGCTGCACTATTGCCTACATTTTGTTCTTGTTGAAAtgttgaaagattttgtaatttttgtaaatttaacatttcttgCACTACAATAGAAAAAGAATCGGTAGAGGTTATAAAGACTGAGAGTCAGGATGTTAATAGCAATGTTGGTAAGTGAGTGTAAAGTGAAAAGTAGTTTAACATTTCTGCACacaaagttttaacaaaaaattttcttcgataagctttttttgcaaaagctttttcaacaaatatacaCTTTGAATATTGTATAATATGAGCACAAACAAAGAGATTTTTTCACAAAAGCTTTCAAGaagaatatgtttttaaaaaatctcttttagcaaaatgttttagtaattttttcagttaagctttttccaaaaaaaaaaaaggtttttgttgttgtttatttaaaaaaaaaagttttgtacaaaatgagctttttatcgaaaatacatttttttaacaagcatctcacaaaatcattttttattaaaaagctttttaaatagaTCTTTATTTAAGCATTATAAGGAGTTTATATGTGAAAGCTTTTGAATGCTTTTGAAtggaaaatcaattttttatcgaaaacacatttttttaacaagcatctcacaaaatcattttttattaaaaagctttttaaatagatctttatataaacattataaGGAGTTTATATGTGAAAGCTTTTGAATGCCTTTGAATAGAAAATCAATTTCAGACGTTTAATaataagcttttttatattaaaaaagcttttataaataaactttaacaaacttttttggCATTTTATTTCCCAGATtaagatattttgataaaaagagCTTTCtagtaaagtttatttaaaaattgtcaattaaCTGCCGTAcagcaaatgtatgtatgtttcttGTGTATTTTGTCTATATTAGTATATAAAATTGGATTTCGATATGTACTCACTAGTTCCGTTTAGATGAGCTTGTGCTGCCGCAGCTGCTGCAGCTAAAGCCGAAGCTTTAGCCTGATCTGTGGGACCGTCCACCATTTCAGCATCAGTATCAGTCAAAATATGAACATCATCATCAAGTCTTTTCTcatgctgctgatgatgatgatgatcctGTTGATCATTATCCTCATCATTTATCGTAAGATGATGCGAATGTTGTTCCGTATCAATTTGCATAGGTTGCGGTGATGTAGCAGGTGAGGGTAATTGTTGGCTATTACTATTACCACTTTGCAGATGTTGATTATGATGATGGCTATTTGAATGTTGAGGTAAAGgtgatttttcattaattattaaattattattgttgttactattgttgttattgttattattattattattttgtgagGCCAATGAGGCGGCCTTagctaaatttttataaaattccaatTCCTTAAGATGATCCTTTTCATCGGTGGCATAATGCAGAGGCATATCCGCGATACTATTACCCAGGGGTGAGTGTATCTTATGAGGTGGTATTTCTTTGTCATAATCCTAAAATTATAAGAtaataaattttgctttaataaatgttcaaataatttaattataaatatttaagaacaatatttaaaagaatatttgttgttgttgtttaagttaaatttatttgccATCATTTTAATATGCAACAAGTGTAATATTTATGGAATTATTTCATGAAATctataataacaattatttgtatttaacatatataatgaatttaaaacacatgataaaattttaaacattatattaCAGATGGAGGTATTTAAATGTCGAACataacccagcaaaatatttaggaaggactaaagactagatagacactaatatagactagactataggctacactacagactagactatacactacagactagactatacactacactatagacaagtctatacaccgtagactagactatagactagaccatagactatactatggactagactatagactagactatagactagactatagactagactatagactagactatagactagactatagactagactgtagactagactatagactatactatggactagactatagactatactatggactagactataggctagactagactatagactagactgtagacaagactatagactagactatagactagactataaactagactatggaatagactatagactagactaaagactagactatagactagactatagactagactatagactagactttggactagactatagactagactatagaccagagtatagactagactatagactagactatagactagactatagactagactatagactagactatagactagactatagactagactatagaccagactatagactagactataaactagactatagactagactatagactagactatagactagactagactagactatagactagactagactatagactagactatagactagactaagactagactaagactagactatagactagactatagactagactatagactagactatagactagactatagactagactatagactagattatagactagactatagactagactatagactagactaatgactaaactatagactaaacaaaagattagactataaagtagactatagacaacacagTAGACCAGACTGAGAGTTACATTACACTAAATAACGTTTTGCTGGGTTCTATAGATACAAAGTAACTGTCATATTATTacatatgattattattattaaataattgtcAGTATAAATATGAGCTCAGTCTCAAATTCATTCACTGCAGTATCAGAGTGCTCACAGCTTCATATGATGCTGTGTATGCAAGGAACACTTGCctacaaatgtaaacaaatgaatggttattattattgttgtttgtttgtttacattattaCGAGGTATGAGTGATTTCATATATTACATTGTAATCAAACATGTTGGTTGACACGATGCAAGCTACTTAAGCTCTTGTATGACAACtgtgttaaaaattaacaaaattaaattaaaaattaaaaacgctgacaatatttaaacttatttacacCCAGATAATACCAATACCAATTGTTCTGGCAAGTTTAcattgcatttaaaaaaaataaaaaagcaacagaaaaagtgtaattgaaataaatgaaaatgttgtatAGTTGTTAAGTACGTGTTCAAAACGAACATCACCAAGTAAACACTTTGC
The window above is part of the Lucilia cuprina isolate Lc7/37 chromosome 6, ASM2204524v1, whole genome shotgun sequence genome. Proteins encoded here:
- the LOC111677146 gene encoding serine-rich adhesin for platelets isoform X2; this translates as MAEGCEETESNSSNRNADNAPTMLGTVLPCEAAITASLGVSGGGVMKREFVDATSVLGAHLTASVSLASPTHSMASPSITTTTTGSNHIPTSTTNNQRLTPTPNKGNAANSLGPLVCSTSALLSSSSSSSSSSSSSSSNSSSSSSTSLNTSTTASSSTTAAIANNSNTNKSPSSSPYSSAAIASLSGISPNSPGRATPGHNSNGSCGLATSSTNVTTTTANVAPPAAVGAITPTSTPAPLVTANNCSSPTHVDVALNIKTEADYDKEIPPHKIHSPLGNSIADMPLHYATDEKDHLKELEFYKNLAKAASLASQNNNNNNNNNNSNNNNNLIINEKSPLPQHSNSHHHNQHLQSGNSNSQQLPSPATSPQPMQIDTEQHSHHLTINDEDNDQQDHHHHQQHEKRLDDDVHILTDTDAEMVDGPTDQAKASALAAAAAAAQAHLNGTMQEMLNLQKLQNLSTFQQEQNVGNSAATAAALASLQGLAAGITVSAAAAALNSPLNLSVASNGGLPQMATDLLNSHKAMTQCASGSAGNSNSGDNQNTTGSSSPHGNNAGINSAGGQSASSTQNTLANVLNNAAAAAAAAQGTAATASPPPQLQAPPASNQMPQLILASGQLVQGVQGAQLLIPTAQGIAVQTILTIPVSPQINTNEQFLTNFGAFTGFPPQQPTQPQMLSSSSAHLPSPLAALHQPPTLPQLAQAPTNILKPNLFSNGVQQLLAALHPELFAAAAVNHHHQQQHQQQQQQQHQQQQQHNPSQHGQAMSSHHHDLHLRTSNERSPPSSPTNSTKAAAAAAAAAAAAFHLQSQLHIKPETQPHLHPHHHAAAAAAALHHHTQALRHAEGLASPKLECKPNVHLTAETSSNSPPPLGRHQYGGHHRLAGSSSSPRPSSCASSSMTLRERESREQHSMKMSPLRCGSASGSGMNLSQLGSEREKERERERERDRDKERERERESHRERDRDRDRERIRAASPATLNARSAAASLAKEASNAAANAANSNSSMTSNCNERGFSSPVGSSSASQIYRTHSPHLSHHSLSQQPSHTHQILDSPPPRDFLGNGVGLMSASSGATTATSTTANVLSNINRLSSSNGELSITKSHGPPTATATRASSASPTSPAGPTTSSLSNPSSLHHHNPHHSMHSMKLSPTTSAVLHQQRERERERERERERERMQQDQVPPPPMSPNGTEGSMGAHDLLMDSPNEPTINQATTNMVDGIDLDEIKEFAKAFKLRRLSLGLTQTQVGQALSVTEGPAYSQSAICSALAAQMYAAQLSTQQQNIHWNRFKSGQNHLTDYIGVEPSKKRKRRTSFTPQALELLNAHFERNTHPSGTEITGLAHQLGYEREVIRIWFCNKRQALKNTVRMMSKGMV
- the LOC111677146 gene encoding serine-rich adhesin for platelets isoform X1 — encoded protein: MAEGCEETESNSSNRNADNAPTMLGTVLPCEAAITASLGVSGGGVMKREFVDATSVLGAHLTASVSLASPTHSMASPSITTTTTGSNHIPTSTTNNQRLTPTPNKGNAANSLGPLVCSTSALLSSSSSSSSSSSSSSSNSSSSSSTSLNTSTTASSSTTAAIANNSNTNKSPSSSPYSSAAIASLSGISPNSPGRATPGHNSNGSCGLATSSTNVTTTTANVAPPAAVGAITPTSTPAPLVTANNCSSPTHVDVALNIKTEADYDKEIPPHKIHSPLGNSIADMPLHYATDEKDHLKELEFYKNLAKAASLASQNNNNNNNNNNSNNNNNLIINEKSPLPQHSNSHHHNQHLQSGNSNSQQLPSPATSPQPMQIDTEQHSHHLTINDEDNDQQDHHHHQQHEKRLDDDVHILTDTDAEMVDGPTDQAKASALAAAAAAAQAHLNGTMQEMLNLQKLQNLSTFQQEQNVGNSAATAAALASLQGLAAGITVSAAAAALNSPLNLSVASNGGLPQMATDLLNSHKAMTQCASGSAGNSNSGDNQNTTGSSSPHGNNAGINSAGGQSASSTQNTLANVLNNAAAAAAAAQGTAATASPPPQLQAPPASNQMPQLILASGQLVQGVQGAQLLIPTAQGIAVQTILTIPVSPQINTNEQFLTNFGAFTGFPPQQPTQPQMLSSSSAHLPSPLAALHQPPTLPQLAQAPTNILKPNLFSNGVQQLLAALHPELFAAAAVNHHHQQQHQQQQQQQHQQQQQHNPSQHGQAMSSHHHDLHLRTSNERSPPSSPTNSTKAAAAAAAAAAAAFHLQSQLHIKPETQPHLHPHHHAAAAAAALHHHTQALRHAEGLASPKLECKPNVHLTAETSSNSPPPLGRHQYGGHHRLAGSSSSPRPSSCASSSMTLRERESREQHSMKMSPLRCGSASGSGMNLSQLGSEREKERERERERDRDKERERERESHRERDRDRDRERIRAASPATLNARSAAASLAKEASNAAANAANSNSSMTSNCNERGFSSPVGSSSASQIYRTHSPHLSHHSLSQQPSHTHQILDSPPPRDFLGNGVGLMSASSGATTATSTTANVLSNINRLSSSNGELSITKSHGPPTATATRASSASPTSPAGPTTSSLSNPSSLHHHNPHHSMHSMKLSPTTSAVLHQQRERERERERERERERMQQDQVPPPPMSPNGTEGSMGAHDLLMDSPNEPTINQATTNMVDGIDLDEIKEFAKAFKLRRLSLGLTQTQVGQALSVTEGPAYSQSAICSALAAQMYAAQLSTQQQNMFEKLDITPKSAQKIKPVLERWMKEAEESHWNRFKSGQNHLTDYIGVEPSKKRKRRTSFTPQALELLNAHFERNTHPSGTEITGLAHQLGYEREVIRIWFCNKRQALKNTVRMMSKGMV